TACGACTACTGCCGGCAGGGCGGCATCACCTTCACCCGCAGTCGCGCCTGGAAGAAGAACGACAGCGCCCATGTCGAACAGAAGAACGGCGCCGTCGTCCGCCAGCTCGTCGGCTATGATCGCTTCGCCTCCAAAGCCGCCTATGCCCAGCTCGCCCGCGTCTATCGCCTCGCCCGCCTGCACGTCAACTTCTTCCAGCCCGTGCAGAAGCTCGTGAGCAAACAGCGGGACGGCGCCCATGTGCACCGCGTCTATGACCGGGCCCAGACGCCCTATCACCGGCTCTGCGCCGCCGGCGTGCTCCTGCCCCGCGTCCGCGAGGACCTCGAGGCGCTCTATCAACGCCTCCACCCCCTGCAGCTCCGGCGTGATCTCGAAGCGGCACTGGACCGTCTGTGGACCCTGGCCGCCCTGGATCCGCACCGCCAGGGGCATACCGAGATAGCCACCCCCTCCATGAAGTCCGCTTCTGAAGGCGCCTAGGCAATGGCTTCGGTAACCCTGAATTATGAGTTGACGAGTACAGGAGGGTAACCCTCACTTATGAGTTCCTACGTAGTCGGCCCCGCGGCCACTACTGTATCGCGATGGGAACAGGCGGGATGAGCAGGAAGAGCAGGATGAGGCAGCCGACGCCGACGGCGTAGCGACCCGGCGAGAGCGGCGAGAGGTCGTCGAGGGGCGGCTGATGCTGAAAGCCCATGACGAAGAAGAGCAGGAATGCCCAGACGAACCAGTTGCCCGACCCCGTGACCGCGCCGAGCGCTAGGAGCGCGAGAAACGTCGCGACCGAGACCTGCCGATGCCGCGCGCCGAAGAGCGCGTAGGCGATCCTCCCGCCATCGAGCTGGCCGACCGGGATGAGGTTGAGGGCGGTGACGAAGAGTCCTACCCACCCCGCCAGCGCCACCGGGTGGACGAAGACGTCATGGCCCGGGGGAATGGGGCCGAAGACGAGCCACGTCATGAATCGCATCACGAGCGAGTCGCCAAAGACGACGGCGCCCCCGGAGGGAACCGCGCCGACCTTGGACCAGCCGAGACCTATCCACAGGGCGGGCAGGGCCACGAGCAGGCCGGCGAGCGGGCCGGCGGCCGCGATGTCGAAGAGCGAGTTCCGGTCGCGCGCGGGCGAGCGCATGCGGATGATGGCTCCCAGAGTGCCGAAGAGAAAGGGGGGCGGCGCGGGGATGAAATAGGGGAGGCTCACGGACGCGCCGTAGTGTCGCGCGGTGAAGTAGTGGCCGAACTCGTGGGTACCGAGGATCCCGAGGAGCGTGAAGGCGAAGGGAAAGCCGTTCGCGAGTTTCAGCGGCTCGGTGAAGGGGTTGAAGTCGAAGAAGGCGCCCGAGCCCGCCACCACCGTGGAAAGCACCGTGAGCACGAACAGGATGATGTTCGTGCGCGGCCGCGAGGGCACCTCGACCTCGACGAAGGGCAGCGCCCGCACCCATGTCGTGCCCCCGCTCGCCTGGAGGAATGGCGTATAGCCGAAGGAACGGAAGCGCGGCTGGAGGCTCGTGATGGCCGTCGCGGGCGACTGGAGGAGGCGGCCCCCGAAGGCGAGGGCGTGACCCTCCGCCCTCACCTGCTCCACCTCGAGCACGCCGTGCAGCTGCGGGCCCAGCTCGGCGATGGCGAAGGCGGAGGAATCGGGGGAGGGCGGGACCGGCCGCCCGCGTAAGGGCCAGAAGCGCATGATCTCACGTTACCACAGGGCCCGCGCGGCCACCGTCCGGCGGGCCGCCTCGAGCCCGCCCTCGAGGTAGATGACGGCCAGCACGGCCTCGAAGGCCGTGGCCAGCACCGACTCCTTCTCGCGCCCGCCCGTCTGCCCCTCGCCCCGGCCCACGCGCAAAGCGGTCCCGAGCTCGATATCGGCGGCCCAGCGCGCGAGATTCGATCCCGAGATCAGGGCCGCGCGCTTCGGGGTCAGGGTGCCCTCGGACGCGCCGGGATCGAGACGCCAGAGATGCTCCCCGACCACCAGCCCGAGCACGGCGTCGCCGAGAAAGGCCAGCGCGCCATTGTCCGCGGTGCCGGGGTGCTCGTTGGCGTAGGAGCGGTGGGTCAGAGCCTGCTCGAGAAGCGCAACGTCCCTGAAGGGAAAGCCCAGGCGCGCGCCCAGGGCGCCGAGCGCGTCGGACCCGGCCGGCACTACGGGTGGAACTTCCTCAGAGCCAGCGTCGCGTTCGTTCCGCCGAATCCGAAGGCGTTGGTGAGGGCCACCTCGACCTCCTGCTTGCGCGCCTGATTCGGGATGTAGTCGAGATCGCACTCCGGATCGGGCTTCTCGTAGTTCATGGTCGGGGGGAGCACGCCGTGGTGGAGGGCGAAGGCGGTGGCGATGGCCTCGATGCCCCCGGCTGCCCCCAGCAGGTGTCCCGTCATCGACTTGGTCGACGAGACCGGCACCTTCTTCGCGTGCTCGCCGAACACGCGCTTGATGGCGAGGGTCTCGAACTTGTCGTTGTAGGGCGTCGAGGTCCCGTGCGCGTTGATGTAGCCGACGGCCGAGGGCTCAAGCCCGCCGTCGCGGAGGGCGGCCGACATGGCCCGCGCGGCGCCATCGCCCTCGGGATCGGGGGCCGTCATGTGGTGGGCATCGCTCGTCATGCCGTAGCCCACCACCTCGGCGTAGATGCGGGCGTCCCGCGCGCGCGCATGCTCGAGGGACTCCAGCACGATGAGCCCGCCGCCCTCTCCGCACACGAAGCCGTCCCGCTCGGCATCGAAGGGCCGGGAGGCCTTGGTCGGCTCGTCGTTGCGGGTGGACATGGCCTTCATCTGGCAGAAGCCCGCGATGGTCAACGGGATGATGATGGCCTCCGAGCCGCCGGCGATCATCACGTCGGCGTCCCCTCGCTCGATGATGCGCATGGCCTCGCCGATGGCATGGTTACCGGTGGCGCAGGCCGTCACCACGGACGAGTTCGGTCCCTTGGCGCCGAACCGCATGGAGATCACGCCCGAGGCCATGTTGATGATGATCATGGGCACGAAGAAGGGCGACACGCGGTCGGGCCCCTTGGTCCGGAGCGTCTCGTAGTTGTCGAGCAGTGTCTCGATGCCCCCGATGCCCGATCCGACGAGCACCCCGAACCGGGAGGCATCGACCCGGTCCGTCTCGAGCCCCGCGTCCTCCACCGCCATCACCGCGCAGGCCACCGCGTACTTGAGGAAGAGGTCGAACTTGCGATCGTCCTTCTTGTCGATGTACTTCAGGGCGTCGAAGCCTTTGACCTCGCCGGCAATGCGCGTGGCATAGCCCGCGGTGTCGAAGCGGGTGATGGCGCCGATGCCGGAGCGGCCTTCCAGGAGCGCGGCCCAGAACTCCTCGGCCGTGTTCCCCACGGGCGTGACCGCCCCCGCTCCGGTGATGACCACGCGGCGCTTGTCCATGCCCATGGACGGAAAGCCGGGCGCCCCGGCTATTGGTTCTCCTTGATGTAGCTGATCGCATCGCCTACCGTCGTGATCTTCTCGGCGTCCTCGTCGGGGATCTCGAGGTCGAATTCCTCCTCGAAGGCCATCACGAGCTCCACGGTGTCCAGGGAGTCGGCGCCCAGGTCCTCGATGAACTTGGCGTTGGGATTGACCTCGTCCTCTTCGACCCCGAGCTGCTCGACGATGATTTCCTTGACGCGCTCTTCGACCGGCTTTGCCATGCACACCTCCCGACTACCCGAGTGTATTGAACTCACACGACCGCTGCTCCGTCCACGGGGTGGGCGCCCTCCCCTACATGTACAGCCCCCCGTTGACGTGGATGATCTGGCCCGTGACATAGGCGGCCCCGTCACCGGCCAGGAATCGTACCACCTCCGCCACCTCCCGCGCCGCCCCCACCCGCTTGAGCGGCACCTGCCGGAGCAGGCTCTCGCGGGCCTCGTCAGGTATCCCGGCCGTCATCTCGGTCTCGATCAAGCCCGGGGCCACCGCATTGACCTGAATGTTCCAGTGCGCGAGCTCGCGCGCCGCCGATTTCGTGAGGCCGATGACGCCTGCCTTGGCCGCGGAGTAATTGGCCTGGCCCGCGTTGCCCATGGCCCCGGCCGCCGAGGTGATGTTGATGATGTGCCCGCTCTTCTGCCGCATCATGACCTTGGCGCCTGCGCGCGTCATCAGGAACACGCCGCGGAGGTTGGTGTCCATCACCTGGTCCCAGTCGTCATCTTTCATCCGCACGAGCAGCTGGTCTCGCGTGATGCCGGCATTGTTGACGAGCACGTCGATGCGTCCGAAGCTGTCCTTCGCGGCCTCGATCAGCCGCTCGCAGTCCTCTCGCTTGGACTGGTCCGCCACCACTCCCAGCGCGGCGCCGCCCAACGTCTCGATTTCCTTGGCGGCGGCGCCGACGCGGGCCGCGTCGCGGCCAGAGACTACCACGGAGGCGCCGTCCTCCGCCAGCAAACGGGCGATAGCGAGCCCGATTCCGCGTGTGCCGCCGGTGACGATGGCCGAGCGTCCGGCCAGCGCCTTGCCGTCGGTCACGCCACCGCTCCGCCCGCGAGCGCCGTCGCGGCCTTCTCGAGCGACTCGGCGTCCTCCACGGCGTGGCCGCGAGCCCCGTCGAGGGTGCGCTTGAGGAGCCCCGTCAGCACCCGCCCCGGTCCAACCTCGAACCATGAGGTAGCCCCGGCCCCGGCCAGGGCCTCGAGACACTCGGTCCACCTCACCGGGCTGACCACCTGGCGGATCAAGAACGGCTTGATGTCCCCCGCGCTCGTCGTGGCCTGCGCGTCCACGTTGCGAAAGACCGCCACCCGAGGCGCCTGCACGGCCATCGGCTCGAGCTCGGCGGCGAGGCGATCGGCGGCCGGGCTCATGAGGGCGCAGTGGAAAGGCGCGCTCACCGGCAAGAGCATGCTCTTCTTGGCGCCGAGCCCGGCCGCGGCCTTGAGGGCTCGCTCCACGGCTCCCTTGTGGCCCGCGATGACGATTTGCCCCGGCGAATTGATGTTGGCCACGCTCACGACCTCACCCTGCGCGGCCTCGGCGCAGGCCTGCTCGGCCGCGGGCAGGTCGAGGCCGAGGAGGGCCGCCATGGCGCCGGTGCCGACGGGTACGGCCTCCTGCATGAACTCGCCACGCCTGCGGACGAGCCGTACGGCATCGACGAAGCCGAGGGCTCCGGTCACCACCAAAGCCGAGTACTCGCCCAGGCTGTGGCCGGAGGCCAGATCGGGCCGGATGCCGCGCTCGTGGAGGGCGGCGGCGGCGGCCACGCTGGCCGCGAGGACGGCCGGCTGAGTGTTGGCCGTGAGCTCGAGCGCTTCCGCGGGCCCCTCGAAGCAGAGCCGCGAGAGCGGAAAGCCCAGCGCCTCGTCGGCCTTCTTCCACACGGCCGCGGCCGCGGCCGAGGACTCGGCGAGCGCCCGCCCCATGCCGACCGCCTGCGAGCCCTGCCCGGGGAACAGAAAGGCGATCTTCACGCGGGACCTACCAGCGCAGCAGCGCGGCGCCCCAGGTGAAGCCGCCCCCGAAGGCCGCCATCAAGACCAGGTCGCCCGGCTTGATCCGCCCGAGGGCCAGGGCTTCTTCGAGCGCCACGTAGACCGACGCCGCGCCGGTATTGCCGTAGCGGTCCACGTTGACGAGCACCCGATCCATGGGCACCTTGAGCCGCTTCACCGCGGCCTCGATGATGCGCAGGTTGGCCTGGTGGGGGATGAAGAGGGCGAGGTCGTCGGCCGTGATGCCGTTGCGCGACAGGATGCGCTCGGCGCAGTCGCCGAACATCCGCACGGCCACCTTGAAGACCTCGTTCCCCTTCATCCGGCAAAAGTGCATCCCCTTGTCCACGGTTTCGTGGGTGGCGGGGTAGCGAGAGCCGCCCGCGGGCTGGATGAGGAGGTCGCCGTAGCGGCCGTCGGAGTAGAGGTCGGTGTCGAGGATGCCCGCCTCCCCGTCGGAGGCGCGCAGCACCGCCGCCCCCGCGGCGTCGGCGAGCAGGATGCACGTGCCGCGATCCGTGTAGTCCACGATGCGCGAGAGACACTCCGCCCCGATGCAGAGCACGGTGCGGTACTTCCCGCTCTCGATGTACTGCGCGCCCACGGAGAGGCTGTAGATCGACCCGGAGCAGGCGGCATAGAGGTCCATGGAGCCCGCGTTGCGGCAGCCGAGCTGGTGCTGAACGATGTTGGCAGTGGTGGGAAAGGCCATGTCGCCCGTGGTGGTGCCGACCACGATGAGATCGATCTCGACCGGCTCCACGCCCGCGCGCTCGAGGGCCTGCTGGGCGGCCTTGAGGGCGAGGTCGGAGGTCGCCTCGCTCTCGTCGGCGATGCGGCGCTCGCGGATGCCCGTGCGCTGGACGATCCACTCGTCCGACGTCTCGACCATCCGCTCGAGCTCCTCATTGGTCAGGATGCGCTTCGGAGCATACGCGCCGACGCCGATGATCCGCGCCCGGGTCATTCGCGACCTCCCTCCCGCCCCTCGGCCAGCTCTGTCTCGGCCTCGAGGGCGGTCTTGATGTGCTCGTTCACGCCGTTCTTGACCCATTCCGCCGCCACCCGCACGGCATTCTTGATGGCCTTCACCGGGGAGGCGCCGTGGCAGATGATGGAGGCGCCGTTGATGCCGAGGAGCGGCGCCCCGCCCATCTCCGTGTAGTCCACCCGGCGCTTCATCCGATCGAAGGCCCGCCGGGAGAGGGCGGCTCCGGTCAGCGAGAAGACATTGCGTCCGAGCTCTTCGCGGATCATGGCCGTGAGCATCTCGGCCAGGCTCTCGGAAACCTTG
The Candidatus Methylomirabilota bacterium genome window above contains:
- a CDS encoding site-2 protease family protein; amino-acid sequence: MRFWPLRGRPVPPSPDSSAFAIAELGPQLHGVLEVEQVRAEGHALAFGGRLLQSPATAITSLQPRFRSFGYTPFLQASGGTTWVRALPFVEVEVPSRPRTNIILFVLTVLSTVVAGSGAFFDFNPFTEPLKLANGFPFAFTLLGILGTHEFGHYFTARHYGASVSLPYFIPAPPPFLFGTLGAIIRMRSPARDRNSLFDIAAAGPLAGLLVALPALWIGLGWSKVGAVPSGGAVVFGDSLVMRFMTWLVFGPIPPGHDVFVHPVALAGWVGLFVTALNLIPVGQLDGGRIAYALFGARHRQVSVATFLALLALGAVTGSGNWFVWAFLLFFVMGFQHQPPLDDLSPLSPGRYAVGVGCLILLFLLIPPVPIAIQ
- a CDS encoding ribonuclease III domain-containing protein is translated as MPAGSDALGALGARLGFPFRDVALLEQALTHRSYANEHPGTADNGALAFLGDAVLGLVVGEHLWRLDPGASEGTLTPKRAALISGSNLARWAADIELGTALRVGRGEGQTGGREKESVLATAFEAVLAVIYLEGGLEAARRTVAARALW
- the fabF gene encoding beta-ketoacyl-ACP synthase II, producing the protein MGMDKRRVVITGAGAVTPVGNTAEEFWAALLEGRSGIGAITRFDTAGYATRIAGEVKGFDALKYIDKKDDRKFDLFLKYAVACAVMAVEDAGLETDRVDASRFGVLVGSGIGGIETLLDNYETLRTKGPDRVSPFFVPMIIINMASGVISMRFGAKGPNSSVVTACATGNHAIGEAMRIIERGDADVMIAGGSEAIIIPLTIAGFCQMKAMSTRNDEPTKASRPFDAERDGFVCGEGGGLIVLESLEHARARDARIYAEVVGYGMTSDAHHMTAPDPEGDGAARAMSAALRDGGLEPSAVGYINAHGTSTPYNDKFETLAIKRVFGEHAKKVPVSSTKSMTGHLLGAAGGIEAIATAFALHHGVLPPTMNYEKPDPECDLDYIPNQARKQEVEVALTNAFGFGGTNATLALRKFHP
- the acpP gene encoding acyl carrier protein, with translation MAKPVEERVKEIIVEQLGVEEDEVNPNAKFIEDLGADSLDTVELVMAFEEEFDLEIPDEDAEKITTVGDAISYIKENQ
- the fabG gene encoding 3-oxoacyl-[acyl-carrier-protein] reductase; translated protein: MTDGKALAGRSAIVTGGTRGIGLAIARLLAEDGASVVVSGRDAARVGAAAKEIETLGGAALGVVADQSKREDCERLIEAAKDSFGRIDVLVNNAGITRDQLLVRMKDDDWDQVMDTNLRGVFLMTRAGAKVMMRQKSGHIINITSAAGAMGNAGQANYSAAKAGVIGLTKSAARELAHWNIQVNAVAPGLIETEMTAGIPDEARESLLRQVPLKRVGAAREVAEVVRFLAGDGAAYVTGQIIHVNGGLYM
- the fabD gene encoding ACP S-malonyltransferase; amino-acid sequence: MKIAFLFPGQGSQAVGMGRALAESSAAAAAVWKKADEALGFPLSRLCFEGPAEALELTANTQPAVLAASVAAAAALHERGIRPDLASGHSLGEYSALVVTGALGFVDAVRLVRRRGEFMQEAVPVGTGAMAALLGLDLPAAEQACAEAAQGEVVSVANINSPGQIVIAGHKGAVERALKAAAGLGAKKSMLLPVSAPFHCALMSPAADRLAAELEPMAVQAPRVAVFRNVDAQATTSAGDIKPFLIRQVVSPVRWTECLEALAGAGATSWFEVGPGRVLTGLLKRTLDGARGHAVEDAESLEKAATALAGGAVA
- a CDS encoding beta-ketoacyl-ACP synthase III, whose translation is MTRARIIGVGAYAPKRILTNEELERMVETSDEWIVQRTGIRERRIADESEATSDLALKAAQQALERAGVEPVEIDLIVVGTTTGDMAFPTTANIVQHQLGCRNAGSMDLYAACSGSIYSLSVGAQYIESGKYRTVLCIGAECLSRIVDYTDRGTCILLADAAGAAVLRASDGEAGILDTDLYSDGRYGDLLIQPAGGSRYPATHETVDKGMHFCRMKGNEVFKVAVRMFGDCAERILSRNGITADDLALFIPHQANLRIIEAAVKRLKVPMDRVLVNVDRYGNTGAASVYVALEEALALGRIKPGDLVLMAAFGGGFTWGAALLRW